The Prochlorococcus sp. MIT 1300 genome has a window encoding:
- a CDS encoding ribonuclease HII: MISQSQKIAGVDEVGRGCLFGPVFAGAVVLNETARKTLQDLGLTDSKAMSKKHRAFLVPKIEKLSTAWGLGQASAREIDTFGIRLATETAMIRALQKISEPIDLVLVDGILPISNWEGPQKTIVNGDSSNIAISAASVLAKQSRDELIKRLSNQFPKYGLEKHVGYGTALHRSSLLTLGATSLHRKTFLKKLYNQKKLNKVIS; this comes from the coding sequence ATGATCTCTCAATCCCAAAAAATAGCTGGCGTAGATGAAGTTGGACGCGGCTGTTTATTTGGGCCTGTCTTCGCAGGTGCAGTTGTTTTAAATGAGACTGCCAGGAAAACCCTACAAGACTTAGGGCTTACTGATAGTAAAGCTATGTCCAAAAAACATAGAGCATTTCTAGTGCCTAAAATTGAAAAGTTGTCTACAGCTTGGGGCCTTGGACAAGCTTCTGCCAGAGAGATTGATACCTTCGGCATAAGACTTGCTACCGAAACAGCAATGATAAGAGCCCTACAAAAAATCTCCGAGCCAATTGACCTTGTACTTGTGGATGGAATATTACCTATCAGTAATTGGGAAGGGCCTCAAAAAACCATAGTCAATGGAGATAGTTCTAACATTGCAATCTCCGCAGCCAGTGTTCTTGCAAAACAATCAAGAGACGAATTAATCAAGCGGCTATCAAATCAATTTCCCAAATATGGGCTAGAAAAACACGTTGGCTATGGCACAGCCTTACATAGAAGTTCATTACTTACATTAGGAGCAACTTCATTGCATAGAAAGACATTTCTAAAAAAGCTCTATAACCAAAAAAAACTCAATAAAGTTATCAGTTAA
- a CDS encoding Rne/Rng family ribonuclease translates to MPKQIVIAEQLRIAALLTDERVDELIVAQGRYQIGDVYLGTVENVLPGIDAAFVNIGESEKNGFIHVSDLGPLRLKKSAAGITELLEPRQKVLVQVMKEPTGTKGPRLTGNLALPGRYLVLQPHGQGVNISRKISSEGERNRLRALGVLVKPPATGLLVRTEAEGISDDLLIDDLECLLKQWEAIQQAAELSEPPILLNRDEDFIYRILRDHICPDLVRVILDNPNAIERVSNFLEQDSPNTLVEAHSGSNSLLEHFRINSAIQDALRPRVDLPSGGYVIIEPTEALTVIDVNSGSFTRSANARETVLWTNCEAAIEIARQLKLRNIGGVIIIDFIDMESRRDQLQLLEHFTSAVKDDSARPQIAQLTELGLVELTRKRQGQNIYELFGKSCPHCHGLGLTSVLPGDELAKPIVQEAGLVKSTSSIKFDLQNSLESNNIRRKRGGRSRSPNELSTLESSLEATGSSNENQEENSSSEVNNNRQEPDIIPVEMNEQEEIVFSALGLSPALLLDPTPDSENLVVRVIRPGESTEQILEEARQDLSTISNRKRRRGRNSGRGTNRSIPEASTAANADSIEKERLEQAEENKHALSVEITPLEDKDTSEEASTQSPSPENQSAPEPEDPRRRRRRSSAAN, encoded by the coding sequence ATGCCCAAACAAATTGTTATCGCGGAGCAGTTGCGTATCGCAGCATTGCTCACCGATGAACGAGTAGATGAATTGATCGTTGCTCAAGGGCGCTATCAAATTGGGGATGTCTACCTCGGCACAGTGGAAAACGTCCTGCCAGGTATTGATGCAGCCTTTGTCAATATTGGTGAAAGTGAAAAAAACGGATTTATTCATGTCAGTGATCTAGGCCCTCTTCGTCTGAAGAAGAGTGCTGCAGGAATTACTGAATTGCTTGAACCGCGCCAAAAAGTGTTGGTTCAAGTCATGAAAGAGCCAACTGGCACAAAAGGGCCTCGTCTTACAGGAAATCTTGCTCTCCCAGGAAGATATTTAGTCCTTCAACCTCATGGTCAAGGTGTAAATATATCCAGGAAGATTAGTTCTGAAGGGGAAAGGAACCGATTAAGAGCACTTGGAGTTCTAGTTAAGCCTCCAGCGACTGGCCTATTAGTTAGAACAGAAGCAGAGGGAATTAGCGATGACTTACTTATCGATGATCTTGAATGCCTACTTAAACAATGGGAAGCAATTCAACAAGCTGCAGAGCTATCTGAACCTCCAATACTTTTAAATCGTGATGAGGATTTTATTTACCGAATACTCCGTGATCATATCTGTCCAGATTTAGTCAGAGTTATTCTAGATAATCCAAATGCTATTGAACGAGTAAGTAATTTTCTTGAGCAAGACAGCCCAAATACATTAGTAGAAGCGCATTCTGGATCTAATAGTCTTCTAGAGCATTTTAGAATTAATTCAGCTATTCAAGATGCTCTAAGACCAAGAGTAGACCTGCCCTCTGGTGGATACGTAATTATTGAGCCAACGGAAGCTTTAACCGTTATTGATGTCAATTCTGGTTCTTTTACACGCTCAGCGAATGCAAGAGAGACCGTACTTTGGACCAACTGTGAGGCCGCAATAGAAATCGCAAGACAACTTAAACTTAGGAACATCGGGGGAGTCATAATTATTGATTTTATAGATATGGAGTCAAGACGAGATCAGCTGCAATTACTAGAACATTTCACATCAGCAGTAAAAGACGACTCAGCACGACCTCAAATTGCACAACTTACTGAACTAGGCCTTGTTGAGCTTACTCGAAAGAGACAAGGGCAAAATATATATGAACTTTTTGGCAAGTCTTGTCCTCACTGTCATGGGCTAGGTCTTACCAGTGTTCTACCTGGTGACGAATTAGCGAAGCCAATAGTGCAAGAAGCTGGCCTTGTTAAGTCAACTAGTTCAATAAAATTTGACTTGCAAAATTCACTTGAAAGTAATAATATTCGCCGCAAACGTGGGGGTCGTAGCCGATCTCCAAACGAGCTCTCCACCTTAGAAAGCAGCCTCGAAGCCACAGGCAGTAGCAATGAGAACCAAGAAGAAAATTCTTCTTCAGAAGTAAATAACAACCGCCAAGAACCTGATATCATTCCAGTAGAAATGAATGAACAAGAAGAGATAGTTTTTAGTGCGTTGGGACTTAGTCCAGCTCTGCTTCTAGACCCAACTCCAGACAGTGAGAACCTAGTGGTAAGAGTGATTAGACCAGGGGAAAGTACTGAGCAAATACTTGAAGAAGCTAGACAAGATCTCTCAACAATTTCAAATAGGAAGAGACGTAGAGGAAGGAATAGTGGGCGTGGAACAAATCGTTCAATACCAGAAGCATCAACTGCAGCAAATGCTGACTCAATCGAAAAAGAAAGATTAGAACAAGCAGAAGAAAATAAACATGCTCTAAGCGTAGAAATTACACCACTAGAAGATAAAGACACATCTGAAGAAGCTTCAACGCAAAGCCCTTCTCCTGAGAATCAATCTGCTCCTGAACCTGAGGATCCTCGTCGACGAAGAAGACGTTCTTCAGCAGCAAATTGA
- a CDS encoding TIGR03960 family B12-binding radical SAM protein, which translates to MKQGKVLTVSPTSKNQAFENHLSKPVAFEKLVDTGIHKPARYIGNELGVEPHNWDKATVRWALTYPELYEVGASNLGHIILYSILNSIPNQLCDRAYLPAADLSKRLRESKEKLFAVESRRPLIAFDILGFSLSYELGATNILEMLDLAQIALYSHQRGDLPLNDPNSPPLIFAGGPTATSNPEPYSAFFDFIALGDGEELLPEIGLIVSYSKKLKLSRSETLRELAHVPGVYVPSLYLLSKDGVTIIPKDDSLPKRILRRVATPMPKYAMGLVPNIETVHDRLTIEIRRGCTRGCRFCQPGMLTRPARDVDPDAVIDAVEEGMKKTGYSDFSLLSLSCSDYLSLPSVGVQLRNRLANKNVTLQLPSQRVDRFDDDIAHIVGGARQGSLTFAPEAGTQRLRDIVNKGLTDDELLKGIRKAMVNGFKKVKLYFMIGLPGENDSDVLGISETCKMLQQKCKDLGQLKLNITISNFTPKPHTPFQWHSVSTTEFERRQQILRQALRLLKGIKANFTDVRISAMEDFVGRGDRKLAPVIEAAWKAGAGMDSWFESLDKAYAAWNKAIKSANLEGQYRDIELGNWNSVKALKHEQLEQFCAQALPWDHIDSGVEKDWLSKDLQRAIQGSVIPDCSFGACSSCGVCGPELGHNEIIPPPPIPAKLKVKAPPSERACKIRLRFSKTGAMSFLSHLDMVRLFERALRRSNLPVSFTGGYHPLPRLQIALALPLGVQAFQELMDIEFTKYVDAHFVQTELQSKLPQGLVLQNAIKIPLKSKSLSQELDGALWNFNLEVETSHYPTALEWENAIKSILKSTQLIWKDKDKKGRPRERDCRSVLRSIQLNCFIDKNEQKNAYRGVNLQLDAQIDKLGRSLKPDHIRHWIGENLNQPIRVNDVKREKLRLIKC; encoded by the coding sequence ATGAAGCAAGGGAAAGTTTTAACAGTGAGTCCTACCTCAAAAAACCAAGCATTTGAAAACCACCTATCCAAGCCTGTCGCCTTTGAGAAGTTAGTAGATACTGGAATACACAAGCCAGCTCGTTATATAGGCAATGAACTTGGCGTAGAGCCACATAACTGGGATAAAGCAACAGTGCGCTGGGCACTAACTTACCCAGAGCTTTATGAAGTGGGCGCAAGCAATCTTGGACATATCATTCTTTATTCAATTCTGAACTCAATCCCGAACCAACTCTGTGATCGCGCATATCTACCTGCTGCAGACCTCTCAAAAAGACTTCGCGAATCCAAAGAGAAGTTATTTGCTGTTGAAAGTCGAAGACCACTGATCGCTTTTGATATTTTGGGTTTCAGCCTGAGTTATGAGCTTGGAGCCACAAACATTTTAGAGATGCTTGATCTGGCCCAAATAGCTCTCTACTCACATCAACGTGGTGATCTTCCACTCAATGATCCCAACTCTCCTCCATTAATATTTGCCGGTGGGCCAACAGCGACGAGTAATCCAGAGCCATATTCAGCTTTTTTTGATTTCATCGCGCTAGGAGACGGAGAAGAACTATTACCCGAAATTGGGTTAATAGTTTCATACTCAAAGAAGCTAAAACTATCTAGATCAGAAACTTTACGAGAATTAGCCCATGTTCCTGGAGTATATGTACCCTCACTATATCTACTAAGCAAAGATGGAGTAACAATAATCCCCAAGGATGATTCCTTGCCTAAACGAATACTCAGAAGAGTCGCAACACCAATGCCAAAATACGCGATGGGATTGGTACCAAATATTGAAACCGTCCATGACAGGTTAACAATTGAAATAAGACGAGGATGTACTCGAGGATGCCGTTTCTGTCAGCCAGGAATGTTAACTAGGCCCGCACGAGATGTTGATCCAGATGCCGTAATAGATGCAGTAGAAGAAGGTATGAAAAAAACAGGTTACAGTGACTTTTCACTACTTTCTTTAAGTTGTAGTGATTATCTTTCACTGCCTTCAGTAGGAGTTCAACTTCGCAATCGACTAGCCAACAAAAATGTAACTTTGCAGCTTCCAAGTCAACGAGTTGATAGATTTGATGATGATATTGCTCATATAGTAGGAGGGGCAAGGCAAGGCAGTTTAACCTTCGCGCCAGAAGCAGGCACTCAACGCCTAAGAGATATTGTAAACAAAGGGCTGACGGACGATGAGCTACTTAAAGGTATCCGCAAAGCAATGGTAAATGGATTCAAAAAAGTCAAATTATATTTCATGATTGGTCTGCCAGGAGAAAATGATTCAGACGTGCTCGGCATTTCCGAAACCTGCAAAATGCTCCAACAAAAATGTAAGGACCTAGGCCAACTAAAACTAAACATAACTATTAGCAATTTCACCCCAAAACCTCATACACCTTTCCAATGGCATAGCGTCTCTACAACTGAATTTGAACGAAGACAACAAATCCTTCGCCAGGCATTAAGGCTCTTAAAAGGTATAAAAGCAAACTTCACGGATGTTCGTATCTCTGCAATGGAGGATTTCGTAGGGCGTGGAGATAGAAAACTTGCACCTGTTATTGAAGCAGCATGGAAGGCTGGTGCAGGAATGGACTCATGGTTTGAATCACTTGACAAGGCATATGCAGCTTGGAATAAAGCAATAAAATCTGCCAATCTGGAAGGCCAATACAGGGATATTGAGCTCGGTAACTGGAACTCAGTCAAGGCTCTTAAACATGAACAATTAGAACAGTTTTGTGCCCAAGCACTTCCATGGGATCACATTGATAGTGGGGTGGAGAAAGACTGGTTATCAAAGGATCTTCAACGAGCAATTCAAGGATCTGTAATACCTGATTGTTCATTTGGAGCTTGTAGCAGCTGTGGCGTTTGTGGCCCAGAGCTAGGTCACAATGAAATAATCCCGCCTCCACCAATTCCAGCAAAACTAAAGGTAAAAGCTCCTCCCAGTGAACGAGCTTGCAAAATTCGCCTTCGTTTCTCCAAAACTGGAGCCATGTCTTTTTTAAGTCATCTCGACATGGTGCGACTATTCGAACGTGCACTTAGGAGAAGCAATCTGCCAGTAAGTTTCACGGGTGGCTACCACCCATTACCACGATTACAAATTGCCCTAGCACTCCCTCTAGGAGTTCAGGCATTCCAGGAACTAATGGATATTGAATTCACCAAATATGTTGATGCCCATTTTGTACAAACAGAACTTCAATCGAAGCTACCGCAAGGATTAGTACTGCAAAATGCAATCAAGATACCTTTAAAAAGCAAAAGCCTATCGCAAGAACTAGATGGGGCATTGTGGAATTTCAACCTCGAAGTAGAAACAAGTCATTACCCAACAGCTCTTGAATGGGAAAATGCAATCAAATCTATCCTCAAATCAACTCAACTCATATGGAAAGACAAAGATAAAAAAGGAAGGCCTCGCGAACGAGACTGTCGTTCAGTACTTCGTTCGATTCAACTCAATTGTTTTATAGACAAAAACGAGCAGAAGAATGCTTATCGCGGAGTAAACCTGCAACTAGACGCACAAATCGATAAATTAGGCCGGAGCCTGAAACCTGACCATATAAGACATTGGATAGGAGAAAATCTAAACCAACCAATACGAGTCAATGATGTTAAAAGAGAAAAGCTGAGATTAATAAAATGCTAG
- a CDS encoding LL-diaminopimelate aminotransferase: MVQVNDNYLKLKAGYLFPEIARRVKAFSANNPDAQLIRLGIGDVTEPLPKACREAMKVAIDDMGTVEGFHGYGPEQGYSWLREKIAKHDYQARGCEIVADEIFVSDGSKCDSSNILDILGFGNRIAVTDPVYPVYVDSNVMAGNTGPAQKSGRYDGLIYLPISAENNFQASLPEEKVDIIYLCFPNNPTGAVCSKEELAKWIAYAKSNDALILFDAAYEAFIQDENLPHSIYEVEGARECAIEFRSFSKNAGFTGTRCAFTVIPKSLSGIGIGGKYVDLWSLWNRRQSTKFNGVSYIIQRGAEAVYSPEGSLQVKELVAFYMQNANIICSELSNAGFSVFGGKHAPYVWLRVPDGMDSWGFFDDLLTKVNVVGTPGSGFGFSGEGYFRLSAFNSRANVEEAMRRISSL, translated from the coding sequence GTGGTACAGGTCAACGACAATTACCTAAAACTCAAGGCAGGCTATCTTTTCCCCGAGATAGCTCGCAGAGTTAAGGCCTTTAGTGCAAATAATCCTGATGCTCAATTGATTCGTTTGGGCATAGGCGATGTCACAGAACCATTGCCTAAAGCTTGTAGAGAAGCGATGAAGGTTGCAATTGATGACATGGGAACGGTTGAAGGTTTTCATGGCTACGGCCCAGAACAGGGTTATTCCTGGTTGAGGGAGAAAATTGCTAAGCATGACTATCAGGCCAGGGGCTGTGAAATAGTCGCGGATGAAATCTTTGTGTCCGATGGCTCGAAATGTGACAGTAGCAATATTTTGGACATTCTTGGTTTTGGAAATCGAATAGCTGTTACTGATCCTGTATATCCAGTATATGTAGATAGCAATGTTATGGCAGGAAATACGGGGCCAGCCCAAAAGTCAGGTCGTTATGATGGACTAATTTATCTGCCAATTAGTGCGGAGAATAATTTTCAAGCAAGTTTACCTGAAGAGAAGGTTGATATAATTTATCTTTGTTTTCCCAATAATCCAACAGGTGCTGTATGTAGCAAGGAAGAACTGGCGAAGTGGATAGCCTATGCAAAGAGTAATGATGCTCTTATCCTTTTTGATGCAGCCTATGAAGCATTTATTCAAGATGAGAATCTTCCGCATTCAATTTATGAGGTTGAAGGGGCCCGTGAGTGTGCAATTGAGTTTCGTTCTTTCTCTAAGAATGCGGGATTTACAGGCACAAGATGTGCCTTTACAGTGATACCAAAAAGTCTGTCTGGTATAGGTATTGGTGGTAAGTATGTTGATCTATGGAGCCTCTGGAATCGTAGGCAAAGTACTAAATTTAATGGTGTTAGTTATATTATTCAACGTGGTGCAGAAGCTGTTTATTCACCTGAAGGAAGCTTGCAAGTGAAGGAATTAGTAGCCTTTTATATGCAAAATGCAAATATAATTTGTAGCGAACTTTCGAATGCAGGTTTTTCAGTATTTGGAGGTAAACATGCACCATATGTTTGGCTCAGGGTCCCTGATGGAATGGATTCATGGGGTTTCTTTGACGACCTTTTGACAAAGGTCAATGTGGTTGGCACCCCGGGTAGTGGCTTTGGTTTTTCTGGTGAAGGATATTTCCGACTTTCAGCGTTTAATAGTCGGGCTAATGTTGAAGAGG